The Diadema setosum chromosome 4, eeDiaSeto1, whole genome shotgun sequence genome window below encodes:
- the LOC140226899 gene encoding tektin-1-like, whose protein sequence is MSKLIQPPQRFTHGEWNYSNHSNYNSAEKQRASAERLIDESNRLIDETDEATKKTQRDVNKKFEQRLDDVTYWKDELEKKLKDTKDEIEMLLAYKTRLQNALEACIEPLSIVNQCLNFREGRIGIDLVHDDVEKNLLKERETIQGVMELLQKTLDQITEQIRIMRSRRFYLEKDLKDKFGALSIDQNCRELRDDNSTLQFKDGVARIETNSVTPEEWQSFSNENILKAERDRKNAADLRAVVDSLLNTTANDMQQQVDETNLAFSKRIRETDKTKGELETHLAKVLGQIREMEENIQKLQKASDDKIGPKKLAETRLDNRTDRPNVELCRDPVQYRLIGEVTEINTNIERLQMTLAQAQAELKGLIRNQLNLEEDIDIKSKSLNIDNVQCMTLRKSINIKRY, encoded by the exons atgtccaaacTCATCCAGCCACCGCAGCGCTTCACTCATGGCGAATGGAACTACTCAAATCATTCCAACTATAACAGTGCAGAGAAGCAGCGTGCCAGTGCTGAACGACTGATTGATGAAAGCAACAGACTAATTGATGAGACAGATGAAGCTACCAAGAAGACACAGAGAGATGTCAACAAAAAATTTG AACAAAGActtgatgatgtcacatactGGAAGGATGAGCTGGAGAAGAAACTCAAAGATACTAAGGATGAGATTGAAATGCTGCTCGCATACAAGACAAGGTTACAGAATGCACTGGAGGCCTGTATAGAGCCCCTGAGCATTGTCAACCAGTGTCTAAATTTCAG AGAGGGTCGCATTGGCATTGACCTTGTCCACGACGATGTCGAGAAGAACCTGCTGAAGGAGCGCGAGACAATCCAAGGTGTGATGGAGCTCCTACAGAAGACCCTCGATCAGATCACAGAGCAGATTCGCATCATGAGGTCACGCCGCTTCTACCTCGAGAAGGACCTCAAGGACAAGTTTGGTGCCCTCAGCATCGACCAGAACTGCCGTGAGCTCAGGGATGACAACTCCACGCTCCAATTCAAGGATGGCGTCGCAAGGATCGAAACAAA TTCGGTCACGCCGGAGGAGTGGCAGTCCTTCTCCAACGAGAACATCCTCAAGGCTGAGCGTGACCGCAAGAACGCCGCTGACCTCCGTGCCGTCGTGGACAGCCTCCTGAACACGACAGCCAACGACATGCAGCAGCAGGTGGACGAGACCAACCTGGCCTTCAGCAAGCGCATCCGGGAGACGGACAAGACCAAGGGCGAGCTGGAGACACACCTGGCCAAG GTCCTTGGCCAGATCAGGGAGATGGAAGAGAACATCCAGAAGCTCCAGAAGGCGTCGGACGACAAGATCGGACCCAAGAAGCTCGCCGAGACCCGCCTCGACAACCGCACGGACCGGCCCAATGTGGAGCTGTGCCGGGACCCCGTCCAGTACCGCCTCATCGGCGAGGTCACCGAGATCAACACCAACATCGAACGGCTCCAGATGACCCTGGCCCAGGCCCAAGCCGAGCTCAAGGGGCTGATCCGCAACCAGCTCAACCTCGAGGAAGATATTGACATCAAGTCCAAGTCGCTGAACATCGACAACGTGCAGTGCATGACCCTCAGGAAAAGCATCAACATCAAGCGATACTAG
- the LOC140226900 gene encoding required for meiotic nuclear division protein 1 homolog encodes MSSPQICGSILKHVARLGPGRLFASHCSFTHNVNPSRSCALLLTNTGRRCSFPPRNWPVNHSANMRLSSWTGGEGTSRIAALAKRLKSSDAWLEKPVVFRSTVPSPSNKLRPDRSGKKVSKVPRPRTKKPSRFIDGVAKDAYLCTAFSTAEEYNIEHLSFDLQLQGNKFCTIEMPQDAHDVLHIQLSDEFYESREVIEPGEMFFFREGSVVFWNVPDPVIKEVMRILGRHQHQPYEVALVNWENEQMTYSYHEQKTNLIKSKIMLDASRSQNETALEKFAFSNAMTLSVKLAIWEYALDKFVASIENIPENMKLGKGVKLSREEVMKKTGELFALRHRINLSSDLLISPDFYWDREELEMVYNKMCQFLSISRRTNVMNEKLNHCTELVELMRTHLEEKHSHRLEWMIIVLIMVEVLFEIIHYIRVYHTDEEPAGESSS; translated from the exons ATGAGCTCACCCCAGATTTGTGGCAGTATTCTCAAACATGTCGCGAGACTTGGACCTGGCAGGCTCTTTGCGTCGCACTGTAGTTTCACTCACAATGTGAACCCATCCCGCAGCTGTGCTTTATTACTCACCAATACTGGTAGGAGATGCTCATTTCCTCCTAGGAACTGGCCGGTAAATCATTCCGCAAATATGAGGCTATCGTCTTGGACCGGTGGTGAGGGAACATCGAGGATTGCAGCACTTGCCAAGAGGTTAAAGTCATCAGATGCTTGGCTGGAGAAGCCAGTCGTCTTCAGGAGCACAGTGCCATCGCCAAGCAACAAGCTGAGGCCAGACAGGAGTGGCAAGAAGGTGTCTAAGGTGCCGAGGCCGAGGACCAAGAAGCCGTCCCGGTTTATTGATGGAGTCGCGAAG GATGCCTACCTGTGCACTGCCTTCTCCACTGCTGAGGAATACAACATAGAGCATCTGAGTTTTGACCTACAGCTGCAGGGAAACAAGTTTTGCACGATTGAAATGCCTCAAG ATGCCCACGATGTCCTCCACATACAGCTGTCAGATGAGTTCTATGAGAGCAGGGAGGTCATCGAACCAGGCGAGATGTTCTTTTTCCGGGAGGGTTCAGTTGTGTTCTGGAATGTCCCTGACCCTGTG ataaagGAAGTGATGCGAATATTGGGAAGACACCAACACCAACCTTATGAAGTGGCCCTTGTAAACTGGGAGAACGAGCAGATGACTTACAGCTACCACGA ACAGAAGACCAACCTGATCAAGAGCAAGATAATGCTGGATGCTTCACGGTCACAGAATGAAACGGCGTTAGAAAAGTTTGCCTTCTCAAATGCTATGACGCTCTCAG TGAAACTGGCAATTTGGGAATATGCACTGGACAAATTTGTTGCATCAATTGAGAACATACCAGAG AATATGAAGCTGGGCAAAGGTGTGAAGCTGTCCAGGGAGGAGGTGATGAAGAAGACTGGAGAGCTCTTTGCCCTCCGCCACCGCATCAACCTCTCCTCTGACCTCCTCATCTCGCCGGACTTCTACTGGGACCGGGAGGAGCTGGAGATGGTGTACAACAAGATGTGTCAATTCCTCAGCATATCCAGGAGGACTAAT GTCATGAACGAGAAGCTCAACCACTGCACGGAGCTGGTGGAGCTCATGCGGACCCACCTGGAGGAGAAGCACTCCCACCGGCTGGAGTGGATGATCATTGTCCTCATCATGGTGGAG GTCCTGTTTGAAATCATCCACTACATCAGGGTGTATCACACGGATGAGGAACCGGCAGGGGAGAGCAGCTCGTGA
- the LOC140226901 gene encoding zinc finger HIT domain-containing protein 3-like translates to MDDIRDNMCTICKTNRQKYRCPMCRIVYCSVTCYKHHKAEDSCVKKEEAHAKPARKEHSTDSSREREDGEVSSEEDSEPEADADRLKPWQLQSLGESDALKSVLQNHHLREMIIHLDQAEDKVKAIEGAMQEPIFVEFADACLSATQSSKESPLMER, encoded by the exons ATGGATGATATCCGTGATAACATGTGCACCATTTGCAAGACGAATCGGCAGAAGTACAGATGTCCCATGTGTCGGATAGTGTA ctGTTCAGTAACATGCTACAAGCACCACAAAGCAGAAG ATTCCTGTGTCAAGAAAGAAGAAGCTCATGCGAAACCTGCCAGGAAGGAGCATTCCACAGATTCCAGCAGAGAGAGAG AGGATGGAGAAGTGTCAAGTGAAGAGGACAGTGAACCAGAGGCTGATGCAGATCGCCTGAAACCATGGCAACTCCAAAGTCTAG GAGAGTCCGACGCTTTGAAGTCCGTCTTACAGAACCACCACCTGAGGGAGATGATCATACACTTGGATCAGGCAGAGGATAAGGTCAAGGCCATAGAGGGCGCCATGCAGGAGCCCATCTTTGTGGAGTTTGCAGATGCCTGCCTTTCAGCCACCCAGAGCAGCAAGGAGAGCCCCCTCATGGAGAGATGA